In the genome of Candidatus Baltobacteraceae bacterium, one region contains:
- a CDS encoding 3-oxoacyl-[acyl-carrier-protein] synthase III C-terminal domain-containing protein, producing the protein MTPDRSSAFAQPRTATHDAGTIEGAAPLRVPVVLSDFQRVQLTEPCPQDELKRIQVHFMTLAQSAKRGLTSATEREAMGQTIADRMERFGTSAEYIAARQVSVLSSYFVKHIDGATGAVAQYGGLRTPTGEMLDARMSLFEDTAETVFERIYAEATAAPDDIVHVSCSGYLSPSPVQTYLSKRSWYRTGVTHSYHMGCYGAFPAVRTAVGLVGSSYSSLPQPRRRVDLVHTEFLSLHFDLLGEAPDNFVTSTLFADGFIKYTASPQAEFARTGKSGLQVLAIEEQILPASLPEMTLRPGPFQFDMSLSKKVPFLIRDNVGDFVTSLCGQAGLDFESAKGDMVFAIHPGGPAILNQIRNKLGIDESQIALSRQVLRDHGNMASATAPHIWQRIAESPEIPAGTKVLSMAFGPGLTVIGAIFEKV; encoded by the coding sequence ATGACTCCGGACAGATCATCCGCTTTCGCGCAACCGCGGACCGCAACCCACGACGCCGGCACCATCGAAGGGGCCGCGCCGCTGCGCGTTCCGGTGGTGCTTTCCGATTTCCAGCGCGTCCAGCTTACCGAGCCCTGTCCGCAAGACGAGCTCAAGCGCATCCAAGTGCACTTCATGACCTTGGCGCAGTCCGCCAAGCGCGGTTTGACCTCGGCGACCGAGCGCGAGGCGATGGGCCAAACGATCGCCGATCGCATGGAACGCTTCGGAACCTCGGCCGAATACATTGCGGCGCGCCAGGTCAGCGTTTTGAGCTCCTACTTCGTCAAACACATCGACGGCGCGACGGGAGCGGTCGCGCAATACGGCGGCTTGCGCACGCCGACCGGCGAAATGCTCGACGCCAGGATGTCGCTCTTCGAAGACACCGCGGAGACCGTTTTCGAACGCATCTACGCCGAAGCCACGGCCGCGCCCGACGATATCGTGCACGTCAGCTGCTCCGGTTATCTCTCGCCCAGCCCCGTACAGACCTATTTGTCTAAACGCAGCTGGTATCGCACCGGGGTCACGCATTCGTATCACATGGGATGTTACGGTGCGTTCCCGGCAGTTCGCACCGCGGTCGGCCTAGTCGGCTCGTCGTACTCGTCGCTTCCGCAGCCTAGACGGCGCGTGGATTTGGTGCACACCGAGTTTCTTTCGCTGCACTTCGACCTGCTCGGCGAAGCGCCCGACAACTTCGTTACCTCGACGCTGTTTGCCGACGGTTTCATCAAGTACACCGCGTCGCCGCAGGCCGAGTTCGCGCGCACCGGCAAGAGCGGACTGCAGGTTCTGGCGATCGAGGAACAAATTCTTCCCGCTTCGCTTCCGGAAATGACCTTGCGCCCGGGACCGTTCCAGTTCGACATGTCGCTATCGAAGAAGGTTCCGTTTTTGATCCGCGACAACGTCGGCGATTTCGTGACGTCGCTCTGCGGCCAAGCCGGCCTCGACTTCGAGAGCGCAAAAGGCGACATGGTCTTCGCAATTCATCCCGGCGGTCCGGCGATTCTCAACCAAATCCGCAACAAGCTGGGCATTGACGAATCGCAGATCGCATTGAGCCGTCAGGTGCTTCGCGATCACGGCAATATGGCTTCGGCCACCGCACCCCATATCTGGCAGCGCATCGCCGAATCGCCCGAGATTCCGGCGGGGACGAAGGTCCTTAGCATGGCCTTCGGACCCGGGCTGACAGTAATCGGGGCCATTTTCGAAAAAGTCTAG
- a CDS encoding sulfotransferase has protein sequence MASNDTKPQRFSVPPAFYWGVRGVHAGAGFFVGLGNLESKLLAGKLRGAAIDRPIYICGLPRAGTTISLQMLSEHPDVGTHKYADFLMPYAPYAWNWIFPKVPVNTMKEPVARIHRDRISVTRDSVEMVEEIIWDRFFDLYDESQPSTLDATTSNPAFEKFYRENIAKLLLVHRRSRYASKAIMCVLRMQYIRKLFPSARFLLYVRNPVDQIASILKQDRIFDEVAANDPRQIEILEMTAHHEFGSHQVLANVGNGEQIREIRAMLDGGDKVRARIRIWAYIYDYVLRLLAADPSLREAVEVVRYEDLCSTPSETIDRIVAHTGLAEEPFRATRAAYVEKLSFPDYYKPSFSPAELADIVNVTGDVAAKFGYDVEALAARSGAPA, from the coding sequence ATGGCCAGTAACGATACGAAGCCGCAGCGCTTCTCGGTTCCTCCTGCATTCTATTGGGGCGTTCGCGGCGTGCACGCCGGTGCCGGATTCTTCGTGGGCCTTGGCAACCTGGAGTCGAAGCTGCTCGCAGGCAAGCTGCGCGGCGCCGCCATCGACCGGCCGATTTATATCTGCGGCCTTCCGCGCGCGGGCACGACGATCTCGCTGCAGATGCTCAGCGAGCATCCCGACGTCGGAACGCACAAGTACGCCGATTTCTTGATGCCGTACGCGCCGTACGCCTGGAACTGGATCTTTCCGAAGGTACCGGTCAACACGATGAAGGAGCCGGTCGCGCGCATTCATCGCGATCGCATATCGGTTACCCGCGATAGCGTCGAGATGGTCGAAGAGATTATTTGGGACAGATTCTTCGATCTCTACGACGAGTCGCAGCCCAGCACGCTCGACGCGACTACGTCGAACCCCGCGTTTGAAAAGTTCTATCGCGAAAACATCGCCAAGCTGCTGCTCGTGCATCGTCGCTCGCGGTACGCGTCGAAGGCGATTATGTGCGTGTTGCGGATGCAGTACATCCGCAAGCTCTTTCCAAGCGCGCGTTTCCTGCTGTACGTTCGCAACCCGGTCGACCAGATAGCCTCGATTCTCAAACAAGACCGCATCTTCGACGAAGTAGCGGCCAACGATCCGCGGCAAATCGAGATTCTCGAAATGACGGCGCACCACGAGTTCGGTTCGCATCAAGTGCTCGCCAACGTCGGCAACGGGGAGCAGATCCGCGAGATCCGCGCGATGCTCGACGGCGGCGACAAGGTTCGCGCTCGCATTCGCATTTGGGCGTACATTTACGACTACGTGCTGCGGCTACTCGCGGCGGATCCGTCGCTTCGCGAGGCGGTCGAGGTCGTACGGTACGAGGATCTCTGCAGTACGCCTTCCGAGACCATCGATCGCATCGTCGCACATACCGGGCTGGCCGAAGAGCCGTTCCGCGCGACGCGCGCGGCGTACGTCGAGAAATTATCGTTCCCAGACTACTACAAGCCGAGCTTCAGCCCGGCCGAGCTGGCGGACATCGTCAACGTTACGGGCGACGTCGCCGCCAAGTTCGGTTACGACGTCGAAGCGCTCGCGGCGAGGAGCGGCGCGCCGGCGTGA
- a CDS encoding isoprenylcysteine carboxylmethyltransferase family protein, which produces MSVLWIALAVVAAQRIVTVIYSAGNTKKMLAAGGVEVGKAQFPTIALAQFAWLASMAILIPAHGNPNWWILGAAAMVEIFHSWAIASLGPYWSTRVVLVPGARLVRRGPYGILRHPNYVAVLAEIVLLPAAFGRWDIGLIFGALYASLILWRIRDEDRLLAPAR; this is translated from the coding sequence GTGAGCGTGCTGTGGATCGCGCTCGCGGTCGTCGCCGCGCAGCGGATCGTCACAGTGATCTACTCCGCCGGCAATACGAAGAAGATGCTCGCCGCAGGCGGCGTCGAGGTTGGCAAGGCTCAATTCCCGACGATCGCGTTGGCGCAGTTCGCGTGGCTGGCGAGTATGGCTATCCTCATACCGGCGCACGGGAATCCCAACTGGTGGATTCTCGGCGCCGCGGCGATGGTTGAGATCTTTCATTCCTGGGCGATCGCCTCGCTCGGACCGTACTGGTCGACGCGCGTCGTGCTCGTTCCGGGCGCGCGGCTGGTACGCCGCGGACCGTACGGCATTCTTCGACATCCGAACTACGTCGCCGTCTTGGCCGAGATCGTGCTGCTGCCGGCTGCGTTCGGCCGCTGGGATATCGGCCTTATCTTTGGGGCGCTGTACGCGTCGCTGATTCTGTGGCGCATTCGGGACGAGGATCGTCTCCTCGCCCCGGCGCGATAG
- the selD gene encoding selenide, water dikinase SelD translates to MPVADENVFELDAERALVSAVDFSTPVVDDPYDFGRIAASNALNRIYAMGATALCAVAIAAFPEDLDANVVASVLRGGVEKCAEAGIAVVGGHTIKDAVPKYGLSVTGIVAPQTILRACGGRPGDVLVLTKALGTGILTTARHDDAIAQDELEPAIESMLELDAAASEAALRHGVRAMTPVGVYGLLAHVREMLGEELGACVDAGTVPLFSRALALAAHDAIPSGTRANLRDARAAGARFATGLPLGLAAVLCDMQTSGGLLMAVPPDRAAALLADLRAGAAASRAIGTLTQQRGIEVVWRPAKQ, encoded by the coding sequence CTGCCCGTCGCGGATGAGAACGTTTTCGAGCTCGATGCCGAGCGAGCGCTCGTCAGCGCAGTAGATTTTTCCACGCCCGTCGTCGACGATCCCTACGATTTCGGCCGCATCGCCGCGTCGAACGCTCTCAATCGCATCTACGCTATGGGCGCCACAGCGCTGTGCGCGGTTGCAATCGCCGCGTTTCCCGAAGATCTCGATGCAAACGTCGTCGCGTCGGTGCTGCGCGGCGGCGTTGAGAAATGCGCTGAGGCCGGGATCGCGGTCGTGGGCGGACACACGATCAAAGACGCCGTGCCGAAATACGGCCTTTCCGTTACCGGGATTGTTGCACCGCAAACGATCCTACGCGCCTGCGGCGGCCGGCCCGGTGACGTGCTCGTTCTAACCAAAGCGCTCGGCACGGGAATTCTCACCACTGCGCGGCACGACGATGCGATCGCGCAAGACGAGCTCGAACCGGCGATCGAATCGATGCTGGAGCTCGACGCCGCCGCAAGCGAAGCGGCGTTGCGTCACGGCGTACGTGCGATGACGCCCGTCGGCGTTTACGGTTTGCTAGCGCACGTTCGCGAAATGCTCGGTGAAGAGTTGGGCGCGTGCGTCGATGCGGGTACGGTTCCGCTATTTTCGCGAGCGCTGGCTTTGGCCGCGCACGATGCGATTCCCAGCGGCACGCGCGCCAATCTGCGCGACGCGCGCGCGGCCGGAGCGCGCTTTGCGACCGGGCTTCCGTTGGGACTCGCGGCGGTGTTGTGCGACATGCAAACGTCGGGCGGGCTCTTGATGGCGGTGCCGCCCGATCGTGCCGCCGCGCTTTTGGCGGATCTCCGCGCGGGCGCCGCGGCTTCGCGCGCGATTGGAACGCTGACGCAGCAGCGTGGAATCGAAGTCGTCTGGAGACCGGCCAAGCAATAA
- a CDS encoding YihY/virulence factor BrkB family protein, producing MLHEAYSDIRETLADFGRHNGQWAAAAMAYFTLFAVAPLFIIVVEIAGAVLGRHQQVLDALYGYLARSARPEAANDIRSIVQATFARQHSGPFAQIVGWVLFVLGAVGLFSAFQHALNTIWEVPLKKNGLAAAIASRAVSFGIVVVVALLLLLSLLVNSFLGGAEQALAQIAPFLPAVAKLGDYVLSIAVIAALFAVMYEYLPDVKIEWRHVWPGAVVSAVLFVVGQALLSWYLGYTGMASTFGVLGGIVAFLIWANYSAQIVLLGAEFTHVYARRHGAIRPAPASAGVSRIGSLPGRSQSTQSTPEYRAPR from the coding sequence ATGCTGCACGAAGCTTACTCGGATATCCGCGAAACGCTCGCAGACTTCGGACGCCACAACGGGCAGTGGGCGGCTGCGGCGATGGCCTACTTTACACTTTTTGCCGTTGCGCCGCTCTTCATCATCGTGGTCGAGATCGCGGGCGCGGTTCTGGGCCGGCATCAGCAAGTGCTCGACGCGCTCTACGGTTATCTCGCGCGCTCGGCTCGCCCGGAAGCGGCCAACGATATACGTTCGATCGTCCAAGCGACGTTCGCACGCCAGCACTCCGGACCGTTCGCACAGATCGTCGGTTGGGTGCTGTTCGTGTTAGGCGCGGTCGGTTTGTTCAGCGCGTTCCAGCACGCGCTCAATACCATCTGGGAAGTTCCGCTTAAGAAGAACGGTTTGGCCGCCGCCATTGCGAGCCGAGCGGTTTCCTTCGGCATCGTGGTGGTCGTGGCGCTGCTGCTCTTGCTATCGCTGCTGGTGAACTCATTTCTCGGGGGCGCCGAACAGGCGCTCGCGCAGATCGCGCCGTTTCTTCCGGCCGTTGCCAAGTTGGGGGATTACGTTCTTTCCATCGCGGTCATCGCAGCGCTGTTTGCCGTGATGTACGAGTACCTGCCCGACGTCAAGATCGAATGGCGTCACGTGTGGCCCGGTGCGGTCGTGTCGGCCGTGCTCTTCGTCGTCGGTCAGGCATTGTTATCGTGGTATCTCGGTTATACCGGCATGGCCTCGACGTTCGGCGTGCTCGGCGGCATCGTCGCGTTTTTGATCTGGGCGAACTACTCCGCGCAGATCGTGCTGCTCGGCGCCGAGTTCACGCACGTGTACGCCCGCCGGCACGGCGCCATTAGGCCGGCGCCGGCTTCCGCTGGTGTATCGCGAATCGGTTCCCTTCCGGGTCGCTCGCAAAGCACACAAAGCACACCGGAGTATCGTGCACCTCGCTAA
- a CDS encoding VOC family protein: MVKEIAFFAYSVRDVPRAQAFYRDVLGLKPSKMFSEHWSEFDVGNATFGVGNGEPLGYAPGASTGAAFEVDDVPAMRERLRESGVEVSEVHDTPVCFVCFASDPEGNRFAIHQRKPAPA; this comes from the coding sequence ATGGTGAAAGAGATCGCATTTTTCGCGTACTCGGTGCGCGACGTACCGCGCGCCCAAGCGTTTTATCGGGACGTGCTTGGGTTAAAGCCCAGCAAGATGTTCAGCGAGCACTGGAGCGAGTTCGACGTCGGCAACGCGACGTTCGGCGTGGGCAACGGCGAGCCGCTGGGGTACGCACCGGGTGCGTCCACCGGAGCCGCGTTCGAAGTCGACGACGTACCGGCGATGCGCGAACGTCTGCGTGAAAGCGGCGTGGAGGTTAGCGAGGTGCACGATACTCCGGTGTGCTTTGTGTGCTTTGCGAGCGACCCGGAAGGGAACCGATTCGCGATACACCAGCGGAAGCCGGCGCCGGCCTAA
- a CDS encoding inorganic diphosphatase yields MKQINPTNFEAIPAFPDGKNSGERRVHAVIETPRDTRHKYAFDPKLGLFKLKLTLPEGMQWPYDYGFVPRTLADDGDPLDILVLNQIPTFTGCLLETRVLGIVRLKKNGVENDRVLAAPVVQPGVSQPSDAFADADDIPKDTMSDICRFLVEYSEEEGNRVEFKQVRSRKKAMAAIEAAMKTYEKKSK; encoded by the coding sequence ATGAAACAGATTAACCCCACGAACTTCGAAGCGATCCCGGCATTCCCGGACGGCAAAAATAGCGGCGAGCGGCGCGTGCACGCCGTCATCGAAACGCCCCGCGATACTCGGCACAAGTATGCCTTCGACCCTAAGCTCGGCCTGTTCAAGCTCAAGCTCACGCTCCCCGAAGGGATGCAATGGCCTTACGACTATGGCTTCGTGCCGCGCACGCTGGCCGACGACGGAGACCCGCTCGACATTCTCGTTCTCAACCAGATTCCGACGTTCACCGGGTGCCTGCTCGAAACGCGCGTGCTCGGTATCGTGCGATTGAAGAAAAACGGCGTCGAGAACGATCGCGTTCTGGCCGCACCCGTCGTTCAACCGGGTGTTTCACAACCCAGCGATGCGTTCGCCGATGCAGACGACATTCCGAAAGACACCATGAGCGACATCTGCCGTTTTCTCGTCGAATACTCCGAGGAAGAGGGCAATCGGGTGGAGTTCAAACAGGTGCGTTCCCGCAAGAAGGCCATGGCGGCCATTGAGGCCGCCATGAAGACGTACGAAAAGAAGTCCAAGTAG
- a CDS encoding ABC transporter permease, whose product MTPRATLRLALQALARNKGRSFLTMLGIVIGVAAVIVTVAIGAGARISVQNSISSLGSNLIVVQPGSVTSGGARSGFGGASTLTPADGLAIASLPGVASVSPQVTVRTQVVAGNNNWQTTVNGVAPTYTFIRSQSLASGRFFSQSEAASAAKVAVLGQTVVSELFPNGGSPIGATVIIKGAPFAVIGVLTPLGQSAMGQDQDDTVLIPYTSAMERLTGLTTVNALMVSATDTQSIDSAQDEIVRLLEQRHRIVPPQSDDFQVRNLQSIAQAASQTSAVMEFLLAGVAAVSLLVGGIGIMNIMMVSVTERTREIGLRMAVGAPGRVILQQFLTESIVLATIGGVIGVIFGLMGTGFVSLLAKWPTSIPFGWVGASVAFAAMVGIFFGYAPARKAAALHPIEALRFE is encoded by the coding sequence ATGACACCCCGCGCTACTTTACGCTTGGCGCTGCAGGCGCTGGCGCGCAACAAAGGACGCTCGTTCCTGACGATGCTGGGCATCGTGATCGGCGTCGCGGCGGTGATCGTGACCGTTGCCATCGGCGCGGGCGCGCGCATCTCCGTGCAAAACTCGATCAGCAGCCTCGGCTCCAATCTCATCGTGGTGCAGCCGGGAAGCGTGACCTCCGGCGGCGCGCGAAGCGGGTTCGGCGGTGCGTCGACCTTGACGCCGGCCGACGGTCTGGCGATTGCGAGTCTGCCTGGTGTCGCAAGCGTTTCGCCGCAGGTTACCGTGCGGACGCAGGTCGTCGCCGGCAACAACAACTGGCAGACGACCGTCAACGGCGTCGCCCCTACCTATACGTTTATTCGTTCGCAGTCGCTGGCCTCGGGCCGGTTCTTTTCGCAGAGCGAAGCGGCTTCGGCCGCTAAGGTCGCCGTACTAGGTCAAACCGTCGTCTCCGAGCTGTTCCCTAACGGCGGCTCGCCGATCGGCGCCACGGTCATCATCAAAGGCGCACCGTTTGCGGTGATCGGCGTGCTCACGCCGCTCGGTCAAAGTGCGATGGGCCAGGATCAAGACGACACGGTACTCATTCCGTACACGTCGGCGATGGAGCGCCTGACCGGATTGACGACCGTCAACGCGCTGATGGTTTCCGCGACCGACACGCAGTCGATCGATTCGGCGCAAGACGAGATCGTGCGGCTGCTCGAGCAGCGGCATCGCATCGTTCCCCCGCAGAGCGACGATTTCCAAGTTCGCAATCTGCAATCGATCGCGCAAGCCGCTTCGCAGACCAGCGCCGTGATGGAGTTTCTCCTTGCCGGCGTTGCCGCGGTCTCACTGCTCGTCGGAGGCATCGGCATCATGAACATCATGATGGTGTCGGTAACGGAGCGCACGCGCGAGATCGGCTTGCGCATGGCGGTCGGCGCGCCGGGCCGTGTGATCCTGCAACAGTTTCTTACCGAGTCGATCGTGCTGGCGACCATCGGCGGCGTCATCGGGGTCATCTTCGGCCTGATGGGTACCGGCTTCGTATCGCTGCTTGCAAAATGGCCGACGTCGATTCCGTTCGGATGGGTCGGCGCATCGGTCGCGTTTGCCGCCATGGTCGGCATCTTTTTCGGATACGCACCGGCGCGTAAGGCGGCCGCGCTCCACCCGATCGAAGCGCTGCGGTTCGAGTAA
- a CDS encoding ABC transporter ATP-binding protein: MEPVLNVASLTKHYVLGDAEVRALDGIDLTLERGEFVAVMGPSGSGKSTFMQIAGLLDTPTSGTYRFEGADVSCLDGDARAAIRSRRLGFVFQAYNLLPRTSALENVELPMVYAGVPEGERNRIALEMMALVGVDKLAQHNPNQMSGGQQQRVAIARSLVNDPAMILADEPTGALDTKTSNEVMRIFKRVNEERGTTIMLVTHEPDIAAYAQRIVTFRDGHIVGDAVNDRRAA; encoded by the coding sequence ATGGAACCGGTCCTCAACGTCGCAAGTCTGACGAAGCATTACGTGCTGGGCGACGCCGAAGTGCGCGCCCTCGACGGTATCGACCTCACCTTAGAACGCGGCGAGTTCGTGGCCGTCATGGGTCCGTCGGGCTCCGGCAAATCGACGTTCATGCAGATCGCCGGCCTGCTCGACACGCCGACGTCGGGAACGTACCGTTTCGAAGGCGCCGACGTTTCGTGCCTCGACGGCGACGCGCGCGCGGCGATTCGCAGCCGCCGGCTCGGATTCGTCTTCCAAGCCTACAACCTCTTACCGCGCACGAGTGCGCTCGAGAACGTCGAGCTGCCGATGGTCTACGCCGGCGTGCCCGAAGGCGAGCGCAACCGAATCGCCCTCGAGATGATGGCGCTGGTCGGCGTCGACAAGCTGGCGCAGCACAATCCGAATCAGATGTCGGGCGGTCAACAGCAGCGCGTCGCAATCGCGCGGTCGCTGGTCAACGATCCCGCCATGATTTTGGCCGACGAGCCCACCGGCGCACTCGACACCAAGACGTCGAACGAAGTCATGCGCATCTTCAAGCGGGTAAACGAGGAGCGCGGTACCACCATCATGCTCGTCACGCACGAGCCGGATATCGCGGCATACGCGCAGCGCATCGTGACTTTCCGCGACGGCCACATTGTCGGCGATGCCGTTAACGACAGGAGGGCAGCATGA